The following proteins are encoded in a genomic region of Maribacter hydrothermalis:
- a CDS encoding RsmB/NOP family class I SAM-dependent RNA methyltransferase: protein MKLHRNLVFAVIDALNLIFNENEYADKVVQKVLKFDKRWGARDRGFIAETTYEMVRYKRLYAEIAEVKAPFSRSDLFRMWAVWAILKGIKLPDWKQIEPTPERRIKGKFDELSQIRKFREAIPDWIDDLGEKALGDKLWTEELAKLNEPAEVILRTNTLRTTKEELRKALLDENIVAEPIKGYPSALKLVERANVFVTQAFKNGMFEVQDASSQLVAEFLDIEPGQRVVDTCAGAGGKSLHLAALMENKGQLISMDIYGSKLKELKRRARRNGAHNIEVREIDSTKVYKKLYGSADRVLIDAPCTGLGVLRRNPDSKWKMQPEFLAKIIKTQHEIIRNYSKIVKPGGKMVYATCSILPEENSHQVQSFLKSEEGKDFTLIKDKKIYASKSGYDGFYMALLEKKI from the coding sequence ATGAAATTACATAGAAATTTGGTTTTTGCCGTAATCGACGCCTTAAACCTAATATTTAACGAAAATGAATACGCCGACAAGGTGGTTCAAAAAGTACTTAAATTTGACAAGCGGTGGGGAGCACGTGACCGTGGATTTATTGCGGAAACCACCTATGAAATGGTACGCTATAAAAGATTATATGCTGAAATCGCTGAAGTAAAAGCGCCATTTAGCAGATCAGATTTATTTCGTATGTGGGCCGTTTGGGCAATCTTAAAGGGAATTAAATTACCCGATTGGAAACAAATCGAACCAACTCCAGAAAGACGAATCAAAGGTAAATTCGATGAACTTTCTCAAATAAGAAAATTTAGAGAAGCTATCCCTGATTGGATTGACGATTTAGGTGAAAAAGCATTAGGTGATAAATTATGGACGGAAGAATTAGCTAAGCTTAACGAACCTGCCGAAGTAATTCTAAGAACAAATACTTTACGAACTACTAAAGAGGAATTACGTAAAGCTTTATTAGATGAAAATATTGTCGCAGAACCTATTAAAGGTTACCCGTCAGCTTTAAAATTAGTGGAAAGAGCAAATGTTTTTGTAACACAAGCTTTCAAAAATGGCATGTTCGAAGTGCAAGATGCCTCGTCCCAACTAGTTGCTGAATTTTTGGATATTGAACCAGGGCAACGAGTTGTTGATACATGTGCTGGTGCTGGCGGAAAATCATTGCACTTAGCGGCTTTAATGGAAAATAAAGGGCAATTGATTTCAATGGATATTTACGGAAGTAAATTAAAAGAATTGAAAAGACGCGCTAGACGTAATGGTGCTCATAATATTGAGGTTCGGGAAATAGATTCTACCAAAGTTTACAAAAAGCTTTATGGAAGTGCAGATAGAGTACTAATCGATGCACCTTGCACAGGATTAGGAGTTTTGAGAAGAAACCCCGATTCTAAATGGAAAATGCAGCCAGAATTTCTTGCCAAAATTATAAAAACACAACACGAAATCATTAGAAACTACAGTAAAATAGTGAAACCGGGTGGAAAAATGGTTTATGCTACATGCTCTATTTTACCTGAAGAAAATAGTCACCAAGTTCAATCATTTTTAAAATCCGAAGAAGGAAAAGACTTTACGCTGATAAAAGACAAAAAAATATACGCTTCTAAAAGCGGCTATGACGGATTCTATATGGCTTTGCTAGAGAAGAAAATCTAA
- a CDS encoding zinc-binding metallopeptidase family protein, translating to MKQRTTLLAVACCLFTLSGIYAQKKRSNKQIELLKTEVAAIVEENKKQSQVMVDKIFSFSELGFQEVESSKYLTGILAENGFEIENSISGIPTAWFATWSNGEGPTIALGSDVDCIPKASQYPGVAYHKPIVEGAPGHGEGHNSGIPMNISSALAVKKIMERENIGGTLLVWPGIAEELVAAKAWYVRDGRFDDIDMCIFTHVGNNLGVSYGPTRGTGLISVEYSFDGEAAHSAGSPWRGKSALDAAELMNIAWNYKREHLHPLKRSHSIFTDAGDQPNVVPSKAAIWFYFRDIKYEGIMEMYAMANDMAKGAALMTGTTMTSKVLGTAWPRHYNKVIAETMYSNIQYVGLPKWSDADQQLAKAVQTEVNSEKIEGLSMKLDELGLPVLEPISGGSDDIGDISWKVPTVTLSYPSNIPGLQGHHWSNAIAMATPIAHKGVVAGAKVEAMTIIDFLLKPDLMKGAWDYFNNEQQKETKYQPMISESDMPPIYLNKDKQDQFRPALEKFYYDETKYDTYLEQLGIEYPTLKE from the coding sequence ATGAAACAAAGAACTACGCTATTAGCAGTCGCATGCTGTTTATTCACCTTAAGTGGCATTTATGCGCAAAAGAAAAGATCTAACAAACAAATTGAACTATTAAAAACGGAAGTCGCCGCTATTGTTGAAGAGAACAAGAAGCAATCTCAGGTAATGGTCGACAAAATTTTTAGCTTTTCAGAATTAGGTTTTCAAGAAGTGGAATCTTCGAAGTATTTGACCGGAATTCTTGCTGAAAACGGATTTGAGATAGAAAACTCCATCTCGGGAATTCCTACCGCTTGGTTTGCAACCTGGAGCAATGGCGAAGGACCTACAATTGCCTTAGGTAGCGATGTAGATTGTATTCCAAAAGCATCTCAATATCCAGGTGTGGCTTATCACAAACCAATTGTAGAAGGAGCTCCTGGGCATGGTGAAGGTCATAATTCGGGTATTCCAATGAATATTTCATCCGCATTAGCGGTTAAAAAGATTATGGAACGTGAGAATATTGGCGGTACATTATTGGTATGGCCAGGCATAGCAGAAGAGCTTGTGGCTGCTAAAGCATGGTATGTGCGAGATGGTCGTTTTGATGATATTGATATGTGCATTTTTACCCATGTTGGTAACAACCTTGGTGTGTCTTACGGTCCTACAAGAGGTACAGGATTAATATCGGTAGAATATTCTTTTGACGGCGAAGCTGCACATTCCGCTGGTTCCCCATGGAGAGGTAAAAGTGCTTTAGATGCAGCGGAGTTAATGAATATTGCTTGGAATTATAAAAGGGAGCACCTGCATCCTCTAAAACGTTCGCATTCCATTTTTACGGATGCTGGTGATCAACCAAATGTAGTACCATCAAAAGCTGCGATATGGTTTTATTTTAGAGATATTAAATATGAGGGAATTATGGAAATGTATGCCATGGCCAATGATATGGCCAAAGGTGCAGCATTAATGACAGGTACTACAATGACCTCAAAAGTTTTAGGTACGGCATGGCCACGACATTACAATAAGGTAATTGCAGAGACTATGTATTCAAATATTCAGTATGTAGGATTGCCAAAATGGTCAGACGCTGATCAGCAATTGGCAAAAGCAGTTCAGACTGAAGTAAATTCGGAAAAAATAGAAGGATTATCTATGAAATTAGACGAATTAGGACTTCCTGTTCTCGAGCCAATTAGTGGTGGTTCCGATGATATAGGAGATATTTCTTGGAAAGTGCCTACAGTAACGTTGAGCTACCCATCAAACATACCAGGATTACAAGGGCACCATTGGAGTAATGCAATTGCCATGGCAACACCAATTGCGCATAAGGGCGTGGTTGCAGGGGCGAAGGTAGAGGCGATGACTATAATTGACTTTTTATTAAAGCCAGATCTAATGAAGGGTGCGTGGGATTATTTTAATAATGAGCAGCAAAAAGAAACCAAATACCAACCTATGATTTCTGAAAGCGATATGCCACCAATTTACTTGAATAAGGACAAACAGGATCAGTTTAGACCAGCACTAGAGAAATTCTATTATGATGAAACTAAATATGATACGTATTTGGAACAATTGGGAATTGAATATCCAACTTTGAAAGAGTAA
- a CDS encoding winged helix-turn-helix transcriptional regulator, which yields MAKQNKDTEALEYCMDMIGGKWQPIILYHISKGTNRFNKLFTEIEGINRQMLSKQLKSLEKSGILDRTLYGEIPPRVEYTLTPLGKSLLPVVKAMTSWGQKQLEEKVEAPVMPEAPKNQQLPLF from the coding sequence ATGGCGAAGCAAAATAAGGATACAGAGGCACTTGAATATTGTATGGATATGATAGGCGGTAAGTGGCAACCAATAATTTTGTATCATATTAGTAAAGGTACCAATCGATTTAATAAGCTTTTCACGGAAATTGAAGGTATAAATCGCCAAATGTTAAGCAAACAATTAAAGTCTTTGGAAAAATCTGGAATCTTGGACCGTACTTTATATGGTGAAATTCCACCACGAGTAGAATATACGTTGACTCCACTAGGTAAATCATTGCTTCCGGTAGTGAAGGCGATGACCAGCTGGGGTCAAAAACAATTGGAAGAAAAAGTAGAAGCACCAGTAATGCCAGAAGCTCCAAAAAATCAACAATTGCCGCTTTTCTAA